In one window of Mytilus trossulus isolate FHL-02 chromosome 7, PNRI_Mtr1.1.1.hap1, whole genome shotgun sequence DNA:
- the LOC134724876 gene encoding uncharacterized protein LOC134724876, which translates to MTAIKTTSAVLVKCLLCLLITVNLVNGFSKDSTCGGTHGCFGDCDGGCSFLLTWMSSGSGVSFKMKASLSSSADQWAGFGISTSASMQNASVSACLMTSGSLAPENSYNAASGNANSAVSNPTLGLSGLSADFTNNIMTCELTRSNTNADPEVFDLTTDYYILFAKGTVSGGTKNQHTFTDKTNVLVDFQSTQDLAGGVAVIKPFTSILIMLSVSQIVLFSM; encoded by the exons ATGACAGCAATCAAAACAACTTCTGCTGTCcttgtaaaatgtttattatgtttGCTCATTACTGTCAATCTTGTAAAT GGTTTTTCTAAAGACAGCACCTGTGGTGGGACACATGGATGCTTTGGAGACTGTGATGGAGGTTGCTCCTTCTTACTGACTTGGATGTCTTCCGGTTCCGGTGTTTCTTTTAAGATGAAAGCCTCGTTATCGTCTAGTGCTGATCAATGGGCAGGTTTTGGAATATCAACATCAGCATCGATG CAAAATGCCAGTGTGTCAGCATGCCTTATGACAAGTGGTTCGTTGGCTCCAGAGAATTCTTATAATGCTGCATCAGGAAATGCAAATTCGGCTGTATCAAAT CCAACACTTGGTTTGTCAGGTTTATCGGCAGATTTTACCAACAACATTATGACATGTGAGTTGACAAGAAGCAACACGAACGCTGATCCTGAGGTTTTTGACCTTACTACTGACTACTatatactgtttgcaaaaggGACAGTCTCAGGAG GAACCAAAAATCAGCATACATTTACCGACAAAACTAATGTATTGGTGGACTTTCAGTCAACACAGGATCTTGCTGGAGGTGTGGCGGTGATAAAACCTTTCACGTCAATATTGATCATGTTAAGCGTCTCTCAAATTGTACTGTTTTCCATGTAA